One part of the Plasmodium yoelii strain 17X genome assembly, chromosome: 13 genome encodes these proteins:
- a CDS encoding PRELI domain-containing protein, putative — MKNFEQEHMYHYDWGTVTAAYWNKYPNLVQNHIKGIDVIDRKIDIDNQTMKLKRIVHLQYFIPKIFRNIFNIDGRGIAVEDIKVNLKKKKLTIKTVNYTLAPFVNSVEKCTYFQKDGYDNNTFYKQSTQINITGLGYMKNLIENTILNVIKEKSKQGIEIMDEVIKRTMNENIKINQNNIYGNTLNKIQNEKL, encoded by the exons atgaaaaattttgAACAGGAACACATGTACCATTATGATTGGGGAACAGTTACA gcAGCTTATTGGAATAAATATCCTAACCTTGTTCAGAATCACATAAAAGGCATTGATGTAATTGATAGGAAAATTGATATCGATAACCAAACgatgaaattaaaaagaaTAGTTCATCTTCAATATTTCATTCCTaaaattttta gaaatatttttaatatcgaTGGTCGAGGAATAGCTGTTGAAGACATAAAAgttaacttaaaaaaaaaaaagttaacaATAAAAACAGTTAATTATACTTTAGCCCCATTTGTTAATTCAGTCGaaaaatgtacatattttcAGAAAGACGGTTACg ATAATAACACTTTTTATAAGCAAAGCAcccaaataaatataaccgGATTAGGTTATATGAAAAATCTTATAGAAAAT aCTATACTAAATGTCATAAAGGAAAAAAGCAAACAAGGAATCGAAATAATGGATGAAGTTATTAAAAGAACTatgaatgaaaatattaaaattaatcaAAATAACATATATGGCAAtactttaaataaaattcaaaatgaaaaattgtaa
- a CDS encoding DEAD box helicase, putative, with amino-acid sequence MKMVNTFEDEVKITSTFEDEIKKIFPFPPYEAQLEFMKIMYEIMKRSNIKVEKIKLIFEIIRKNENMLKNIKDTNKAILDIFNDKFEIQTKELNYVKNEIYTEQHIISEMKTGSGKSLTLLASIIYFLLKHRFDLFLIKENVELKREEPEWIRENIINNVIQKYQNYINMEKTKNENNLKILNKYFTFTNDKIQFNEHILLQKKQKKNDIIQKGEDNDDILPTWNDEDMENNFFLDEPPKKQIFICSRTQSQLNQYFSELKKIEKKLSKENLPINMIIIGSRKHLCINEKIMKKCPNVNELNEACRSSKCKYKEGFTEMVLEKKKKKKKIFYESSSDSNSSKEENDEINNYILIKKLINTKNIDMNKIKEICRHDKIEICPYYMCKENIQNADIILLPYICILNEQIRNNLKINIKNNIIIFDESQNIIENINNANSIGISKSQIIFTKLVLKKYIQKYENSLNNNNVIMIKQIIIYCDLLLKYFTSINESVSNITRFMLLSKLDALNLNNISAFLNNSLFCRKFKIFAEVNINEYFKKSNKERPSIISAYVNTSSIYLLCEFTNKLIRSNKYDSIYINKNDDNGIYNNSDLEDDNQYNNKTETLNKNDNSNTGFSNSSFSSKRPGCSTDNNVEAEKKRKLQNNTNVIGTKNKNEPNNSNDDFRDLSEYLKYILGNNKDMILKEKIEIISVSSCNNFQNITKDCNNIILIGGTLQPIEEFLLLFLSEKKNKIKLYFSDYIFKKSNIFVRIMPTNLLTFNSIDNTYKNRFDRSHLLNIALQIYILTLYVNYGNIVFFSSYTFLNEFMNFLYNEGKYILEKMKKKKFLFFEKKNDNNVLKNYMTNIINIKKQDNQMRIKNGCILFCVMNAKLSEGINFHDDFCRNILIVGIPFFKHEKNNTSTSNINKNNLVLNYYKEYSKDRSKKNDPNTHDISNSIPILSDWQISQMCKTYELKCAMKIVNQCIGRSLRHINDFSSFFFLDQRFNNPEIYDCFPTFVKTHLNDIKNLGYTNNEIFQKEKQNFHEIYDDIKNHYKHIITNQDPIKDSQNYLKNFVTDLVHLKEFHKKMNYL; translated from the exons ATGAAAATGGTCAACACATTTGAAGATGAGGTTAAAATTACCAGCACATTTGAAgatgaaattaaaaagatATTTCCCTTTCCTCCGTACGAA GCCCAACTAGAATTCATGAAAATAATGTATGAAATTATGAAAAGATCAAATATAAAggttgaaaaaataaaactaatttttgaaattataagaaaaaatgaaaatatgttaaaaaatataaaggatACAAATAAAGCTATAttagatatatttaatgataaaTTTGAAATTCAAACAAAAGAATTAAATTatgttaaaaatgaaatatatactGAACAACATATCATTAGTGAAATGAAAACTGGATCTGGGAAATCTCTAACCTTATTAGCttcaattatttattt CTTATTGAAGCATAGATTTGatctatttttaataaaagaaaatgtgGAGCTTAAAAGGGAGG AACCAGAATGGATAcgagaaaatattataaacaatgtcatacaaaaatatcaaaactatataaatatggaaaaaacaaaaaatgaaaataatttaaaaattctaaataaatatttcacttttactaatgataaaatacaatttaatGAGCATATTTtgttacaaaaaaaacaaaaaaaaaatgacataatacaaaaaggggaagataatgatgatatattGCCTACTTGGAACG aCGAGGATATggaaaacaatttttttcttgACGAACCTCCAAAAAAACAG ATTTTCATATGCAGTCGAACGCAATCACAACTAAACCAGTATTTTTCAGAATTAAAAAAGATCGAAAAAAAGCTAAGCAAGGAAAATTTACcgataaatatgataatcATTGGAAGTAGAAAGCATCTATGTATTAATGAG aaaattatgaaaaaatgccCAAATGTAAACGAGCTAAACGAGGCATGCCGAAGTAGCAAATGCAAATATAAAGAAGGGTTTACAGAAATggttttagaaaaaaaaaaaaaaaaaaaaaaaattttttatgagTCATCTAGTGATAGTAATAGTagtaaagaagaaaatgatgaaataaataattatatcttaattaaaaaattaataaatacaaaaaatatagatatgaataaaattaaagaaatatGTAGACATGATAAAATTGAGATATGCCCTTATTATATGTGTAAAGAAAATATCCAAAATGCagacataattttattaccTTATATTTGTATCTTAAATGAACAGATtagaaataatttaaaaataaatataaaaaataatataataatttttgatgaatctcaaaatattatagaaaatataaataatgcaAATTCGATAGGAATTAGTAAAAgtcaaattatttttacaaaattagttttaaaaaaatatattcaaaaatatgagaatagtttaaataataataatgttattatgattaaacaaattattatttattgtgatttattattaaaatattttacatcTATAAATGAATCTGTTTCAAATATAACTAGATTCATGCTTCTTTCAAAATTAGATgcattaaatttaaataatatatcagcctttttaaataattcactTTTTTGTagaaaattcaaaatttttgCAGAAGTAAAcataaatgaatattttaaaaaaagtaataaagAAAGGCCATCTATTATATCAGCATATGTCAATACATCTtctatttatttgttatgtgaatttacaaataaattaattcgatcaaacaaatatgattctatatatataaataaaaatgatgataatggaatatataataattccGATTTGGAAGATGATAAtcaatataataacaaaactgaaacattaaataaaaatgataatagtAACACAGGGTTTTCTAATTCTTCTTTTTCAAGCAAGCGGCCTGGGTGTAGTACAGATAATAATGTAGAggcagaaaaaaaaagaaaattacaaaataatacCAACGTAATAggaacaaaaaataaaaacgaaCCAAACAATAGCAACGACGATTTTAGGGATTTGTCAGAGTAcctcaaatatattttaggaaataataaggatatgatattaaaagaaaaaatagaaattATAAGTGTTAGCTCATGTAacaattttcaaaatataacaaaagattgtaacaatataatattgatTGGAGGAACATTACAACCAATAGaagaatttttattattatttttaagtgaaaaaaaaaataaaataaaattatatttttctgattatatatttaaaaaatcaaatatctTTGTAAGAATAATGCCTActaatttattaacatttaatAGTATtgataatacatataaaaatagattTGATAGATcacatttattaaatatagcattacaaatatatatattaacattatATGTAAATTATGGAAATATTGTCTTTTTTTCAtcttatacttttttaaatgaatttatgaattttttatataatgaaggaaaatatattttagaaaaaatgaaaaaaaaaaaatttttatttttcgaaaaaaaaaatgataataatgtcttaaaaaattatatgaccaatattattaatataaaaaaacaagatAATCAAATGAGAATTAAAAATggatgtatattattttgtgtaATGAATGCAAAACTTAGTGAAGGAATCAATTTCCATGATGATTTTtgtagaaatatattaattgttGGTATCCCTTTTTTTaaacatgaaaaaaataatacttcaACTTCtaatatcaataaaaataatttagttctaaattattataaagaaTATTCGAAGGATAgatcaaaaaaaaacgatCCTAATACACATGACATTTCAAATTCCATCCCAATTTTGTCAG ATTGGCAGATAAGCCAAATGTGTAAGACATACGAATTAAAATGTGCCATGAAAATAGTAAATCAGTGTATAGGACGAAGTTTGAGACATATCAACgatttttcatctttttttttccttgATCAAAGATTTAATAATCCAGAAATATATGACTGTTTTCCAACATTTGTAAAAACACatttaaatgatataaaaaacttAGGATATACTAATAAtgaaatttttcaaaaagaaaaacaaaattttcatgaaatatatgatgatattaaaaatcactataaacatattataacAAATCAGGACCCAATAAAAGATtctcaaaattatttaaaaaattttgtaaCTGATTTGGTACATTTAAAAGagtttcataaaaaaatgaattatttatga